Proteins co-encoded in one Flavivirga eckloniae genomic window:
- a CDS encoding PIG-L family deacetylase, producing the protein MQKSTLHTLVLLFLFSLSYAQKPKKPASSEIYESIQKLNFLGSVLYIAAHPDDENTRLISYMSNHVKARTAYLSLTRGDGGQNLIGPEIRELLGVMRTQELLAARRVDGGEQIFTRANDFGYSKHPDETLAIWDKETVLSDVVLAIRKFKPDIIINRFDHRSPGTTHGHHTSSAMLSFEAFDLANDASAYSNQLKHNSLWQPKRLFFNTSWWFYGSQKKFEKADKSNMVNFDIGVYYPLKGLSNNEVAALASSQHLCQGFGRLSQRGTQKEYIEFLKGEPLTDNKDFFDGIDTSWNRVKGGKAIGDILYKVENEFNFVNPSEHIPQLTKAYQLLQKIEDDHWKAQKTKELKAIIEMCAGLYLEASAETNWATQGESINLNIEALNRSNTPITLVSFNNSSDLNVSKNILLENNIKFSFKDAIKIDNTTSPTTPYWLNEKGSLGMYKADEKFIGLPETPRLFNIDFNLLVNNVPITFTKPIIQRFSKPDKGELYRPFEIIPEASARITEKVIIFDNDQQHNITVVVKAGHDNLEGYAEIHHPKNWNVYPEKQKVSIKNKGEEQSLVFTIIPPKNQSEGYISPIVHVNDKAYTKELIEINYDHIPFQTVLLPSETKVVRLDIKKKGENIAYIQGAGDMVPESLEQIGYNVRILKPEDINTETLSRFDAVVVGIRAYNTVEALKFKQQILFDFVAQGGNMIVQYNTRHRLKVPELAPYELELSRDRVTDENAEVRILEPEHTLLNYPNKITQNDFKGWTQERGLYFPNKWSKEFTPILSMNDKNEKPKKGSLLVAKHGKGHYIYTGLSFFREFPEGVSGAYRLFANMLSIGKEDLKQKTKLSN; encoded by the coding sequence ATGCAAAAAAGTACACTCCATACATTAGTATTACTCTTTTTATTTTCCCTTTCATATGCTCAAAAACCAAAAAAACCAGCATCTTCAGAGATATATGAATCTATTCAAAAGCTTAATTTTTTAGGCTCGGTTTTATATATCGCAGCACATCCTGATGATGAAAATACGCGATTAATATCTTACATGTCTAACCATGTAAAAGCCAGAACAGCATATTTATCGCTTACACGAGGAGATGGCGGACAAAACCTTATTGGTCCAGAGATTAGAGAGTTGTTAGGAGTTATGAGAACCCAGGAGTTATTAGCAGCAAGGCGTGTAGACGGCGGAGAGCAAATCTTTACCAGAGCTAACGATTTTGGCTATTCAAAACATCCCGATGAAACACTTGCCATTTGGGATAAAGAAACGGTGTTAAGCGATGTGGTTTTAGCTATAAGAAAATTTAAGCCGGACATTATTATTAATCGATTCGACCATAGAAGCCCAGGTACTACCCATGGACACCACACAAGTTCTGCTATGCTAAGTTTTGAGGCTTTCGATCTGGCTAACGATGCATCTGCATATTCAAACCAGTTAAAGCACAATAGTTTATGGCAGCCTAAACGCTTATTTTTCAACACAAGCTGGTGGTTTTACGGTAGCCAGAAAAAATTTGAAAAAGCAGATAAAAGTAACATGGTAAACTTCGATATTGGTGTATACTACCCGCTAAAAGGCTTATCAAATAATGAAGTTGCCGCTTTGGCAAGCAGTCAGCACCTATGCCAAGGGTTCGGACGTTTATCGCAGCGAGGCACTCAAAAAGAATATATAGAATTTTTAAAAGGAGAACCATTAACAGATAATAAAGATTTTTTTGATGGCATAGACACATCCTGGAATCGTGTTAAGGGAGGAAAAGCCATTGGCGATATTCTGTACAAAGTTGAAAACGAGTTTAATTTTGTAAACCCTTCAGAACATATTCCACAATTAACCAAAGCATACCAATTGCTTCAAAAGATTGAGGATGATCATTGGAAAGCTCAAAAAACTAAAGAATTAAAAGCTATTATTGAAATGTGTGCTGGCTTGTATTTAGAAGCCTCAGCTGAAACTAATTGGGCAACACAAGGTGAATCTATAAACTTAAACATAGAAGCACTAAACAGAAGCAACACGCCAATTACCCTAGTGAGTTTCAATAACTCCAGTGATTTAAATGTTTCAAAAAACATCCTTCTAGAAAATAATATAAAGTTTTCCTTTAAGGATGCCATAAAAATTGATAACACCACATCTCCAACCACCCCGTATTGGCTAAATGAGAAAGGATCGTTGGGAATGTATAAAGCTGATGAAAAATTTATTGGCTTACCGGAAACTCCAAGATTATTCAATATTGATTTCAACCTACTTGTTAACAATGTACCTATTACATTTACCAAACCTATTATTCAACGCTTTTCAAAACCCGATAAAGGTGAGCTGTACCGTCCGTTTGAAATCATTCCAGAAGCTTCAGCCAGAATAACAGAAAAGGTTATTATTTTTGATAACGACCAGCAACATAACATCACTGTGGTTGTTAAAGCAGGACATGATAACTTAGAAGGCTATGCAGAAATTCATCATCCTAAAAACTGGAATGTTTATCCTGAAAAACAAAAAGTAAGCATAAAAAACAAAGGAGAAGAGCAAAGTCTTGTTTTTACTATTATTCCTCCGAAAAATCAAAGTGAAGGCTACATTAGCCCCATTGTTCATGTTAACGATAAAGCGTACACAAAAGAACTTATAGAGATTAACTACGACCATATTCCTTTTCAAACCGTTTTACTGCCTAGCGAAACCAAAGTGGTTCGCTTGGATATAAAAAAGAAGGGTGAAAATATTGCCTACATCCAAGGAGCTGGCGATATGGTTCCTGAAAGTTTAGAGCAAATTGGCTATAACGTTAGAATTTTAAAACCTGAAGATATAAACACTGAAACTTTAAGCAGGTTTGATGCCGTGGTTGTTGGAATTCGTGCCTATAATACTGTTGAAGCATTAAAATTTAAACAACAAATCCTTTTCGATTTTGTTGCTCAAGGTGGTAATATGATCGTTCAATACAACACAAGACACCGTTTAAAAGTACCAGAATTGGCACCTTACGAGTTAGAACTATCTCGCGACAGGGTTACAGACGAGAATGCCGAAGTACGTATTTTAGAACCAGAACATACACTTTTAAATTATCCTAATAAAATTACTCAAAACGATTTTAAGGGCTGGACACAGGAACGTGGGTTATATTTTCCTAACAAATGGTCTAAAGAATTCACGCCTATCCTATCTATGAACGATAAAAATGAAAAACCCAAAAAAGGAAGTTTATTAGTTGCTAAACATGGTAAAGGACATTATATCTACACGGGATTAAGCTTTTTCAGGGAATTTCCAGAAGGCGTTTCCGGAGCTTACCGTCTATTTGCCAACATGCTTTCTATTGGAAAAGAAGATTTAAAACAAAAGACGAAACTAAGCAATTAA
- a CDS encoding Gfo/Idh/MocA family protein translates to MTKQSQHKTINWGIIGLGNIANKFAQDLLTIEDAQLYAVASRSQEKADAFASTYHANKAYNSYEALVKDSNIDAVYIATPHALHKENTLLCLEHGIAVLCEKPFAMNAEEVNTMIAKAREKNVLLMEALWTYFLPHYQYVLQELKNETFGRVLKLEADFGFYRKFDESTRLFKKSLGGGSLLDIGIYPIFAALSSLGIPKDIKADATFFENGADSSCNIVFNYDNGTTANLKSTLLEDTPTEATFYCEKGTIKINSGFFMPTTVTLISDNKEETIDFNYKTIGYNYETLHFNNLLREGKVESDVMTFEFSKKLIKLLDDVRSNIKLEY, encoded by the coding sequence ATGACAAAACAATCACAACATAAAACCATAAACTGGGGCATTATAGGCCTAGGAAATATTGCCAATAAATTTGCACAAGATTTATTAACTATAGAGGATGCTCAATTATATGCAGTAGCCTCAAGATCTCAAGAAAAAGCAGACGCTTTTGCATCAACATATCATGCCAATAAAGCTTATAATAGTTATGAAGCTTTAGTAAAAGATTCCAATATCGATGCTGTATATATTGCTACACCGCATGCTTTACACAAAGAAAATACACTATTGTGTCTAGAACACGGTATCGCCGTATTATGTGAAAAGCCTTTTGCTATGAATGCAGAAGAAGTAAACACCATGATTGCTAAAGCCAGAGAGAAAAATGTACTTCTTATGGAAGCACTTTGGACCTATTTTCTACCGCACTATCAATACGTTTTACAAGAATTAAAAAATGAAACCTTTGGCAGAGTTTTAAAGCTAGAAGCAGATTTTGGCTTTTACCGTAAATTCGATGAGTCTACCAGGCTCTTTAAAAAGTCTTTAGGCGGTGGTAGTTTACTGGATATTGGCATCTACCCTATTTTTGCAGCATTGTCATCTCTTGGTATACCAAAGGATATAAAAGCTGATGCTACTTTTTTTGAAAACGGAGCAGATTCGTCATGCAATATCGTTTTTAATTACGATAATGGAACAACTGCTAATTTAAAAAGTACACTTTTAGAAGATACTCCTACCGAAGCTACATTTTATTGCGAAAAAGGTACTATTAAGATTAATAGCGGCTTTTTTATGCCTACCACAGTTACTTTAATCTCCGATAATAAAGAAGAAACCATCGATTTTAATTACAAAACCATTGGCTATAACTACGAAACGCTTCATTTTAATAATCTTTTACGAGAAGGTAAAGTTGAAAGTGACGTTATGACTTTTGAGTTTAGTAAAAAGCTTATCAAGCTTCTTGATGATGTAAGAAGCAATATTAAATTAGAATATTAA
- a CDS encoding sodium:solute symporter, with translation MQILNWIDWVVLGVTLTAIVAYGTYQTRGSKNVKDYLKGGNSSKWWTIGLSVMATQASAITFLSTPGQAFNDGMGFVQFYFGIPIAMVVICMVFIPLYHRLKVYTAYEFLENRFDLKTRTLAAILFLIQRGLAAGITIFAPAIILSVVLGWDLLTLNIIIGLLVIIYTVSGGTRAVNVTQKHQMVIIFIGMLVAFFLIVSKLPADITFSKALSIAGASGKMEVLDFSFNLNNRYTFWSGIIGGTFLMLSYFGTDQSQVQRYLSGKSVKEMQLGLIFNGILKVPMQFFILLVGVMVFVFYQFNEAPINFNPTTESVVLNSKYADEFKLLQEEQKQVFNDKQAHIKSFMASNNVDASEHIALANDASDNIREEARILIDKAAEEQNIKIESNDKDYVFIHFILENLPRGLIGLLLAVILSAAMSSTSSELNALGSTTTIDLYKRNTSEKTEEEMVRISRWFTFGWGVMAICVACVANLAENLIQLVNIIGSIFYGNVLGIFLLAFFFKFVKGNAVFVGALITQVLVIALYILDLYDIINLPFLWLNFVGCAIVITIACMLQIFSPNDKTITT, from the coding sequence ATGCAGATTTTAAATTGGATCGATTGGGTTGTACTTGGAGTAACGCTAACAGCTATTGTGGCTTATGGTACCTATCAAACAAGAGGCAGTAAAAATGTTAAGGACTATCTTAAAGGTGGTAATTCATCAAAATGGTGGACTATCGGCCTCTCGGTGATGGCTACACAGGCCAGTGCCATAACCTTCCTTTCAACTCCCGGACAAGCCTTTAACGACGGTATGGGCTTTGTGCAGTTTTATTTTGGTATTCCTATAGCTATGGTTGTTATATGCATGGTATTTATTCCACTATACCATCGCTTAAAAGTCTATACTGCTTACGAATTTTTAGAAAACAGGTTTGATTTAAAAACCAGAACATTAGCTGCTATTTTGTTTTTAATTCAGCGAGGCTTAGCAGCTGGTATTACTATTTTTGCTCCCGCCATTATACTATCGGTTGTTTTAGGTTGGGATCTGTTAACACTTAACATTATTATTGGTCTTTTAGTTATTATCTACACGGTTTCTGGTGGTACTCGTGCGGTTAACGTAACGCAAAAGCACCAAATGGTAATTATCTTTATAGGGATGCTGGTCGCCTTCTTTTTAATAGTAAGTAAACTTCCCGCAGATATTACATTTAGCAAAGCTTTAAGTATTGCTGGCGCCAGTGGCAAAATGGAAGTTCTGGACTTCTCGTTCAATTTAAATAATCGTTACACGTTTTGGAGCGGTATTATTGGTGGTACGTTTTTAATGCTTTCGTATTTCGGTACAGACCAGAGTCAAGTACAGCGCTATTTATCTGGTAAATCTGTAAAAGAAATGCAATTAGGACTTATTTTTAATGGTATATTAAAAGTCCCCATGCAATTCTTTATTTTACTGGTGGGTGTTATGGTATTTGTTTTTTATCAATTTAACGAGGCTCCTATCAACTTTAACCCAACGACAGAGAGTGTCGTTTTAAACTCTAAATATGCCGACGAGTTTAAACTGCTTCAAGAAGAACAAAAACAAGTTTTTAACGATAAACAGGCTCATATAAAATCGTTTATGGCTTCAAATAATGTCGACGCTTCAGAGCATATAGCTTTGGCTAATGACGCTAGCGATAATATTAGAGAAGAAGCAAGAATACTAATTGATAAAGCTGCCGAAGAACAAAATATAAAAATTGAAAGTAATGATAAGGACTATGTTTTCATTCACTTTATATTAGAGAATTTGCCACGAGGGCTCATTGGGTTATTACTTGCCGTTATTTTAAGTGCGGCCATGTCTAGTACATCCAGTGAATTAAATGCTTTGGGCTCTACCACAACTATCGATTTATATAAACGAAACACCAGTGAAAAAACCGAAGAAGAAATGGTTAGAATATCCAGATGGTTTACATTTGGTTGGGGTGTTATGGCTATTTGTGTGGCTTGTGTTGCCAATCTTGCAGAAAACTTAATCCAATTGGTTAATATTATAGGATCTATTTTTTACGGTAATGTATTAGGCATATTCCTTTTGGCCTTCTTTTTTAAATTCGTAAAAGGGAATGCCGTTTTTGTTGGCGCATTAATTACTCAGGTTTTGGTTATTGCTTTATATATTTTGGATTTATACGATATTATTAATCTACCTTTTTTATGGTTAAATTTTGTTGGTTGCGCTATAGTTATTACTATTGCATGTATGCTTCAAATATTTAGCCCAAATGACAAAACAATCACAACATAA